The Eubacteriaceae bacterium Marseille-Q4139 genome has a window encoding:
- a CDS encoding peptide ABC transporter substrate-binding protein, with amino-acid sequence MKKRILAAAMAAVMGLTLAGCGGGGGTEAGAPASASEDDGIERKEYTVVYSAELAHINYLKSSLSTNTRFAENFVDALVDFDKYGVTIPSLATDWEISDDGLTYTFHIREGVNWYTCDGEEYAPVTANDFVDAAKWLLNPDNASTTSNIFYNVVKNAEEYYNGEITDFGEVGIRAVDDYTLEYTLYRPTPYFLTMTAYCCFLPANGQFLEECGDAFGTSAETMLSCGAYVLTTFEPESRRVLEMNENYWDKENIFISRINYNYNKEAKTLAPELFLRGEVTEADIPAEILDEWMEDEERRNMMIMKPASTSSNFLGFNFEPLYDEEYGPDNWLKAVNNENFRKSIYYALDREAAVMTSYPYEYKEQMLNTITVKNFVNVDGVDYTELEPLKDITNTEQFQPDLALEYKEKAMAELSGTVEFPVIVVMPYSTGNLGLTNRVQVEKQQLENLLGNDYITVELVPYPPTNYLKESRSSGQFSLMEMGWGPDYTDPAGYVEVMTHDTSIGTKYSRPYLAEDLKDENGNSIYENMVNEARNETGDTNRRYELFAEAEEYLIEHALVIPLYASGGGYRATYLDPFSGHCTQFGRNLDKYKGAKVLDKPMTQEEYAAAEAQYAAEREEALKAAAGQ; translated from the coding sequence ATGAAGAAGAGAATCTTAGCAGCAGCCATGGCAGCCGTCATGGGACTGACCCTTGCCGGGTGCGGCGGGGGCGGAGGAACAGAGGCAGGCGCACCTGCCTCAGCAAGCGAAGACGACGGAATCGAAAGAAAAGAGTACACAGTCGTCTATTCGGCCGAGCTGGCCCACATCAACTATTTAAAGTCTTCCTTATCCACCAATACCAGGTTTGCGGAGAACTTCGTGGACGCCCTTGTGGACTTTGACAAGTACGGCGTGACGATTCCCTCCCTGGCGACGGACTGGGAGATTTCCGACGATGGACTGACCTACACCTTCCATATCCGCGAGGGTGTAAACTGGTACACCTGTGATGGAGAGGAGTATGCGCCGGTGACGGCAAACGATTTTGTGGACGCGGCAAAATGGCTTTTAAACCCGGACAACGCCTCGACCACCTCCAACATCTTCTACAACGTGGTAAAGAACGCCGAGGAATACTATAACGGCGAGATCACGGATTTTGGCGAGGTTGGTATCCGGGCGGTGGACGACTACACCCTGGAGTACACGCTGTATCGGCCGACGCCGTATTTCCTCACCATGACGGCGTACTGCTGCTTCCTGCCGGCCAACGGCCAGTTTTTGGAGGAGTGCGGCGATGCCTTCGGAACAAGCGCGGAGACAATGCTTTCCTGCGGCGCCTATGTGCTGACGACCTTTGAACCGGAGAGCCGGAGAGTCCTGGAGATGAACGAGAACTACTGGGATAAGGAAAATATTTTTATTTCCCGGATCAATTACAACTACAACAAGGAGGCCAAGACGCTGGCGCCTGAGCTGTTCCTTCGCGGCGAGGTCACGGAGGCCGACATCCCGGCAGAGATTCTCGACGAGTGGATGGAGGACGAAGAGCGCCGGAACATGATGATTATGAAGCCGGCCAGCACCAGCAGCAACTTCTTAGGCTTTAATTTTGAGCCTCTTTACGATGAGGAATACGGCCCGGACAACTGGTTAAAGGCCGTGAACAATGAGAATTTCAGAAAGTCCATCTATTACGCCCTTGACCGGGAGGCGGCCGTCATGACGAGCTACCCCTACGAGTATAAGGAGCAGATGTTAAATACGATCACGGTGAAAAATTTCGTCAACGTGGACGGCGTGGATTATACGGAGCTGGAGCCATTAAAGGACATCACGAACACAGAGCAGTTCCAGCCGGATCTGGCTCTGGAATATAAGGAAAAGGCCATGGCGGAGCTTTCCGGCACCGTGGAGTTCCCCGTGATCGTCGTCATGCCGTACAGCACCGGGAACCTGGGGCTTACAAACCGCGTGCAGGTGGAAAAACAGCAGCTGGAAAATTTGCTCGGAAACGATTACATTACCGTGGAGCTGGTGCCGTATCCTCCCACCAACTATTTGAAGGAGTCGAGAAGCAGCGGCCAGTTCTCCTTAATGGAAATGGGCTGGGGCCCGGACTATACGGATCCGGCCGGCTACGTGGAGGTCATGACCCACGATACGTCCATCGGGACGAAGTACAGCCGTCCGTATCTGGCAGAGGATTTGAAGGATGAAAACGGAAACAGCATTTACGAAAACATGGTGAATGAGGCGAGAAACGAGACCGGGGACACGAACCGCCGCTATGAGCTGTTTGCAGAGGCGGAGGAGTATCTGATTGAGCATGCCCTGGTGATCCCGCTTTATGCGTCCGGCGGCGGCTACCGCGCGACGTATTTGGATCCGTTCTCCGGACACTGCACCCAGTTTGGGCGGAACCTGGACAAGTATAAAGGAGCGAAGGTGCTCGATAAGCCTATGACCCAGGAGGAGTATGCGGCGGCTGAAGCGCAGTATGCGGCAGAACGGGAAGAGGCCTTAAAGGCTGCGGCAGGGCAGTAG
- the yajC gene encoding preprotein translocase subunit YajC — translation MNSPAFWIGYILLIVAFMYFIAIRPQQKEKKKMQELMASIAVGDSVLTSSGFYGVIIDMTDDTVIVEFGSNKNCRIPMQKQAIIQVEKPEA, via the coding sequence ATGAACAGCCCCGCATTCTGGATTGGTTATATTCTTTTAATTGTTGCGTTCATGTATTTCATCGCAATCAGACCGCAGCAGAAGGAAAAGAAAAAAATGCAGGAATTGATGGCAAGCATCGCCGTAGGCGACAGCGTTTTGACTTCCAGCGGCTTTTACGGTGTGATTATTGATATGACAGATGATACCGTGATTGTAGAGTTTGGAAGCAACAAGAACTGCCGGATTCCGATGCAGAAACAGGCGATTATCCAGGTTGAAAAGCCGGAAGCGTAG
- a CDS encoding peptide ABC transporter substrate-binding protein — protein MKKHMTAILAAMAAAAVLAGCSGGTETVSGNGGEPMTEYSTVYTAEIDTLNYLKTSNSDSIALFYSILDGLVEFDQYGEMIPCIASDWEVSDDELTYTFHLRDDVKWYDWKGNEIRNVKAQDFVDGIRWILNPDNASSNSKTVYDVINNAESYYNGEITDFNEVGVRAVDDQTVEYTVKQPTPYFLKQLSFPCFFPVNGEFLEEQGEMFGIDKESALYCGAYLLTSYEPQSERVMEANPNYWNKDIISIGRLSYKYNAESNSIGAELFLRGEINDFALPGSILDEWMNDPEKKEMMRPNNLTNMSYFIGFNFDPNYDEQYKPEDWKTAVNNESFRKSLFHALDREAAIMTVEPYDPESKLLNTFTRRELVQADGVDYTMMGGLAAYTEGESFDEAKALEYKEKAMEELSGKVTFPIQILLPFSTSKVDTANRMQVIEQQMEGLLGTDYIDIILESHPSTGFSAQVRRPGAYSMMEMGWGPDFADPLGMMNPVHTDSLDGSYMRVSMAEDLLDENGNSLFEAALDTADAETKDLAKRYELFAEAECMLLDKAILIPFYTSGGGYKASYLDPFSGYTSQMGRNGAIKLKGAVILDEPMGMSEYPAALEQYEKDRAERMKQ, from the coding sequence ATGAAAAAACATATGACAGCGATCCTGGCGGCAATGGCGGCCGCGGCAGTGCTTGCCGGATGTTCCGGCGGGACGGAGACGGTATCGGGAAACGGCGGCGAACCGATGACAGAGTATTCGACGGTCTACACGGCGGAGATTGATACGCTCAACTATTTGAAAACCAGCAACAGCGACAGCATCGCTCTTTTTTACAGTATCCTCGACGGCCTTGTGGAGTTCGACCAGTACGGCGAGATGATTCCGTGCATCGCTTCGGACTGGGAGGTTTCTGATGATGAGCTGACTTATACGTTCCATCTCCGTGACGATGTGAAGTGGTACGATTGGAAGGGGAACGAGATTCGGAACGTGAAGGCCCAGGATTTCGTGGACGGCATCCGCTGGATTTTAAACCCGGACAACGCGTCCAGCAACAGCAAGACGGTCTATGACGTCATAAACAACGCGGAAAGCTATTATAACGGCGAAATTACGGATTTTAACGAGGTTGGTGTCCGCGCCGTCGACGATCAGACGGTGGAGTACACGGTAAAACAGCCGACGCCGTATTTCCTAAAACAGCTTTCGTTCCCGTGCTTTTTCCCGGTGAACGGGGAATTTTTGGAAGAGCAGGGCGAAATGTTCGGCATCGACAAGGAGAGCGCGCTGTACTGCGGCGCTTACCTGCTGACCAGCTACGAGCCTCAGAGTGAGCGGGTCATGGAGGCGAACCCTAACTACTGGAATAAGGACATTATCTCCATCGGCCGCTTAAGCTATAAGTACAACGCCGAGTCCAACTCCATCGGCGCCGAGCTGTTCCTGCGCGGCGAAATCAACGATTTTGCCCTTCCAGGCAGCATCCTCGATGAGTGGATGAATGATCCGGAGAAAAAAGAGATGATGCGGCCAAACAACCTGACGAACATGTCCTATTTCATCGGCTTTAACTTCGATCCCAATTATGATGAGCAGTATAAGCCGGAGGACTGGAAGACGGCCGTCAATAACGAAAGCTTCCGAAAGTCCCTGTTCCATGCCCTCGACCGGGAGGCGGCCATCATGACCGTCGAGCCCTATGACCCGGAAAGCAAGCTCCTCAACACATTTACGAGACGGGAGCTTGTGCAGGCGGACGGCGTGGACTATACGATGATGGGCGGGCTTGCCGCCTACACGGAGGGCGAGTCCTTTGATGAGGCGAAAGCCCTGGAATATAAGGAAAAGGCCATGGAAGAGCTTTCAGGAAAGGTGACGTTCCCGATTCAGATCCTGCTTCCGTTCAGTACCTCCAAGGTGGACACGGCAAACAGGATGCAGGTCATCGAACAGCAGATGGAAGGCCTCCTGGGAACAGACTACATCGACATTATCCTGGAATCCCACCCGTCCACCGGCTTTTCCGCCCAGGTCAGACGGCCCGGCGCCTACTCTATGATGGAGATGGGATGGGGGCCTGACTTTGCGGATCCCCTCGGCATGATGAACCCGGTTCACACCGATTCCTTAGATGGCAGCTACATGCGCGTCAGCATGGCAGAAGACCTTCTGGACGAAAACGGGAACAGCCTGTTTGAGGCGGCCCTGGACACGGCCGACGCGGAAACAAAGGATCTGGCGAAACGCTACGAGCTTTTTGCCGAGGCTGAGTGCATGCTTCTTGACAAGGCGATCCTGATCCCGTTTTATACCTCCGGCGGCGGCTACAAGGCATCTTACCTTGACCCGTTCTCCGGCTACACCAGCCAGATGGGAAGAAACGGGGCCATCAAGTTAAAGGGCGCTGTGATTTTAGACGAGCCCATGGGCATGTCCGAGTATCCGGCAGCACTTGAACAGTACGAGAAAGACAGGGCAGAAAGGATGAAACAGTAA
- a CDS encoding ABC transporter permease yields MLKYSLRRILQSMATLVVVATVVFLLLRLMPEEGYFAEGYDKMDEAQIEAALTDMGLRDPLPVQLKNFFVGILHGDLGESIVFRPKVPITKIIGPKIPYSLYFGLASIVISLCLGLPLGVLMARFKGKFMDNLGSAYVVLIKAVPAAVYYLFLQLYVSNALKIPMLFDERKPVSWILPAICMSLGGIATYAMWMRRYMVDELNKDYIKLARAKGLKNSVIMTRHIVRNAFVPMAQQLPGQILMTISGSIYVESLFSIPGMGGLLVSAIQRQDNTLVQALVLIYSCIGILGLFLGDLMMALCDPRIKLNKKGGGR; encoded by the coding sequence ATGCTTAAATACTCGTTAAGACGAATTCTTCAGTCCATGGCAACGCTCGTCGTCGTGGCGACGGTTGTCTTTCTGCTTCTGCGGCTGATGCCGGAGGAAGGCTATTTCGCAGAGGGCTATGATAAGATGGACGAGGCGCAGATTGAAGCGGCCCTGACCGACATGGGACTGCGGGATCCGCTTCCTGTTCAGCTTAAAAACTTTTTCGTTGGAATCCTCCACGGCGATCTCGGTGAGTCCATCGTGTTCCGGCCGAAGGTGCCGATTACGAAGATTATCGGGCCTAAAATCCCGTATTCCCTCTATTTCGGGCTTGCGTCCATCGTGATTTCCCTGTGCCTCGGGCTCCCTCTGGGAGTCCTGATGGCCAGGTTTAAGGGGAAATTCATGGACAATCTTGGCTCAGCCTATGTGGTGCTCATAAAGGCGGTGCCGGCGGCCGTGTACTACTTATTCCTTCAGCTTTATGTTTCAAACGCGTTAAAAATTCCGATGCTGTTTGACGAGAGGAAACCGGTGAGCTGGATTCTTCCGGCCATCTGCATGTCCCTGGGCGGCATTGCCACCTACGCCATGTGGATGCGGCGGTACATGGTAGACGAGCTCAACAAGGACTACATCAAGCTCGCCCGCGCAAAGGGCCTGAAAAATTCCGTGATTATGACGCGGCACATTGTAAGGAACGCGTTTGTGCCCATGGCACAGCAGCTTCCCGGACAGATTCTCATGACGATTTCCGGCTCCATCTATGTGGAATCCCTGTTTTCGATTCCGGGAATGGGCGGCCTTTTGGTTTCCGCGATCCAGAGGCAGGACAATACCCTCGTCCAGGCGCTTGTGCTGATCTATTCCTGCATCGGCATCCTGGGGCTGTTCCTCGGCGATCTGATGATGGCACTCTGCGATCCGAGAATCAAGCTCAATAAGAAAGGCGGTGGAAGATAA
- a CDS encoding N-acetylmuramoyl-L-alanine amidase family protein, producing MKDPDAKYSFSVRVMSHTPSEIFHSEEVFSDGTYDTPGENATVSDTLDSILNSQDETAVNKAPDTLAENISKVQVAMQSDPEIAGKISELEAAYKEQNNVTVETTTSDDAEISGDDIQIVGVGLNAAEANSTVSFNVSKPKKEVVIDHTAYRNTIQVDFSLSGAVKTLKVPVQITLPIPDSINPDFFQILHYHSDGSYEAIMPPELTVDKANMTATFTVTSFSTFVLAEKGADLELVATPSNATEFKNLVDSLPEADDIQDYEMVAGNMAKVREAIQKHVVRANNMDEEMVEKLDAIVMALADGDNEFSINVEIDSDLIESVIGASLLAYVEDDNDIAGIHLYHSHLATSSNATTKLKFRLNADWIEKDGRTKHISMSLDTPLIFRIAAPDFYDEVYKSTDKISGTGFGSAPIDYKDGIITFLTRNLGTVRVVGQSSSSSSSSSSGRARSGIVKESDLPKSPAGGSWKLTDGKYFYYYSDGTPAKNVWLEINSVWYYFGTDGIMATGWLKDNGNYFYLDPATGAMVTGWKEIDGTWYYFNTIGNGFKGMMLADTTVDGYALDSNGAWIQ from the coding sequence ATGAAGGATCCCGACGCGAAATACTCCTTCTCTGTCCGGGTCATGAGCCACACTCCTTCCGAAATTTTCCACAGCGAGGAAGTTTTCTCTGACGGAACCTATGACACTCCTGGCGAAAATGCCACTGTCTCCGACACCCTGGATTCCATCCTGAATTCCCAGGACGAAACGGCAGTGAACAAAGCCCCTGACACACTCGCAGAAAACATTTCCAAGGTTCAGGTTGCTATGCAGTCTGACCCGGAGATCGCCGGAAAAATCTCTGAGTTAGAGGCCGCTTACAAGGAACAGAACAACGTCACGGTTGAAACAACTACCTCTGACGACGCAGAAATAAGCGGCGACGACATTCAGATTGTCGGTGTCGGCCTCAACGCTGCGGAAGCCAACAGCACCGTATCCTTTAACGTGTCCAAACCCAAAAAGGAAGTTGTTATCGATCATACGGCTTACCGCAATACCATCCAGGTGGACTTCTCCCTGTCTGGTGCAGTGAAGACATTAAAGGTTCCGGTTCAGATCACGCTTCCGATCCCGGACAGCATCAACCCGGATTTCTTCCAGATTCTTCACTATCATTCTGACGGAAGCTATGAAGCCATCATGCCACCGGAACTTACGGTCGACAAGGCTAACATGACGGCCACCTTCACCGTAACCAGCTTCAGCACCTTTGTCCTGGCAGAAAAAGGCGCTGACCTCGAACTTGTGGCAACGCCGTCCAACGCGACCGAGTTTAAGAATCTCGTAGATTCTCTCCCGGAAGCAGACGACATTCAGGATTACGAGATGGTTGCCGGTAATATGGCAAAAGTCCGCGAGGCAATCCAAAAGCATGTTGTTCGTGCAAACAATATGGATGAAGAGATGGTAGAAAAGCTGGATGCCATTGTTATGGCTCTGGCTGACGGCGACAATGAATTCTCCATCAACGTAGAGATCGACAGCGACCTGATTGAAAGTGTTATCGGCGCTTCCCTGCTGGCCTATGTCGAGGATGACAACGACATAGCAGGCATCCATCTCTACCACAGCCATCTCGCAACCAGCAGCAATGCAACAACAAAATTAAAATTCCGGTTAAATGCAGACTGGATCGAAAAGGACGGAAGAACCAAACATATAAGTATGTCGCTTGATACGCCCCTGATCTTCCGCATCGCCGCTCCGGATTTCTATGATGAGGTTTATAAATCAACCGATAAGATCTCCGGCACCGGATTCGGGTCTGCCCCTATTGACTACAAAGACGGAATCATCACCTTCCTTACAAGGAATCTTGGAACAGTACGTGTTGTAGGCCAGTCCTCCAGCTCCTCTTCCTCCTCTTCCAGCGGCCGCGCCCGCTCCGGAATCGTGAAAGAGAGCGACCTTCCGAAGTCCCCGGCCGGCGGTTCCTGGAAGCTTACGGACGGCAAGTATTTCTACTATTACAGTGACGGCACACCTGCCAAGAACGTATGGCTGGAAATCAACTCTGTCTGGTACTACTTCGGAACCGATGGAATCATGGCAACGGGATGGCTCAAGGACAATGGAAACTACTTCTATCTTGATCCCGCAACCGGCGCTATGGTTACCGGCTGGAAAGAGATCGATGGTACCTGGTACTACTTCAACACCATCGGAAACGGCTTCAAGGGCATGATGCTCGCAGACACGACCGTTGACGGCTATGCACTGGATTCCAACGGTGCGTGGATTCAGTAA
- a CDS encoding LacI family DNA-binding transcriptional regulator, which yields MEKRRSITAKDIAEACHVSQATISYVINNTPGKRISEAKRQEILETARRMKYFPNASARSIRQQHCTAIGLMPGNNYGNAGFGTALKGIKKYFDEKGFTLTLLSDNRDPENAEILRYYYSNIICGVIFIAFDNQAIDTAVLEENNIPYVVISENGVVCPGMAQKKAFEHVIYDCIRFCHDHELRKIRYFTRTINGRAPHNKYDLIVKAIDELYPDCDFERIVCDTTTDGPDSEITEPMNRYLEAHTFDIALTPNQRFGLLMQKCLLQKDFRIPQTIKHICLASSPFLLNVYPQISCLHIPLFDMGYYAAELMISLVREFPVEEKDFECLLLHGDTTRFE from the coding sequence ATGGAAAAAAGACGCTCAATTACTGCAAAAGATATCGCTGAGGCCTGCCATGTTTCCCAGGCAACCATCTCCTACGTCATCAACAACACGCCGGGAAAGCGGATCAGCGAAGCCAAGCGCCAGGAAATTCTGGAAACAGCCAGGCGCATGAAATATTTCCCCAACGCCTCTGCCCGCAGCATCCGCCAGCAGCACTGTACCGCCATCGGCCTCATGCCTGGAAACAACTACGGCAATGCCGGCTTTGGAACGGCGTTAAAGGGAATCAAAAAATATTTCGATGAAAAAGGATTCACACTGACACTGTTAAGCGACAACCGCGATCCGGAAAATGCGGAAATTCTCCGCTACTATTATTCCAACATCATCTGCGGCGTCATTTTCATTGCCTTTGACAACCAGGCCATCGACACGGCGGTTCTCGAGGAAAACAATATTCCCTACGTTGTCATCAGTGAGAACGGGGTTGTCTGCCCAGGCATGGCGCAGAAAAAGGCCTTCGAGCACGTCATCTATGACTGCATCCGCTTCTGCCATGACCATGAGCTGAGAAAAATCCGCTACTTCACCCGCACCATCAACGGCAGGGCGCCCCACAATAAATATGACCTGATCGTCAAGGCCATTGACGAGCTGTATCCTGACTGCGATTTCGAGCGCATTGTCTGCGATACAACAACCGACGGCCCCGATTCGGAAATCACAGAGCCCATGAACCGCTACCTGGAGGCACATACCTTTGACATCGCCCTGACACCCAACCAGCGTTTCGGTCTCCTGATGCAGAAATGCCTGCTCCAAAAGGATTTCCGGATTCCGCAGACCATCAAGCATATCTGCCTGGCCTCATCGCCGTTCCTGCTCAACGTATATCCGCAGATTTCATGCCTGCACATCCCGCTCTTTGACATGGGCTACTACGCGGCGGAGCTGATGATCTCTCTTGTAAGGGAGTTTCCGGTGGAGGAAAAAGACTTCGAGTGCCTTCTGCTCCATGGCGACACCACAAGGTTTGAATAA
- a CDS encoding DUF3089 domain-containing protein, translating into MKTKRRVPALLLSLLLVLSLVVGCGQNAAPAETTTAAQETTAAATTEEATSAQETTAEETEAESEAETEAAAQEIIEPDYSDEANWAYLELDKEGDADIFFICPSVYGGSDDACNMPLSDEDVKYSFSGAINMEKGIYDANARFFAPYYQQIGLNVYEMPIEDREPYLEIAYRDVRDAFDYYLENYNNDRPIILAGFSQGADMCIRLMKDCFGDEALADQLVACYAIGWRVTEDEVNEFPQLKMAQGEDDTGVIVCFNSEAEDVTDSLMIPEGMKTYAINPLNWKTDSTPADKSLNKGACFTKYSGEISSEIPELTGAYIDETRGALKVTDVTPEDYPAGLSIFTDGIYHLYDYQFFYRNLQENVQTRIDAYLNGSN; encoded by the coding sequence ATGAAAACAAAGAGACGCGTCCCGGCGCTGCTTCTTTCCCTTCTGCTTGTCCTCTCGCTGGTTGTAGGCTGCGGCCAGAACGCAGCGCCGGCTGAGACTACCACAGCCGCCCAGGAGACGACAGCGGCCGCGACAACCGAAGAGGCCACCAGCGCCCAGGAGACAACGGCGGAAGAAACCGAAGCCGAATCAGAAGCTGAGACCGAAGCTGCCGCCCAGGAAATCATCGAGCCGGACTATTCCGACGAAGCCAACTGGGCTTACCTGGAGCTTGACAAGGAAGGCGACGCAGACATCTTCTTTATCTGTCCGTCTGTCTACGGCGGTTCCGATGACGCCTGCAACATGCCTCTTTCCGACGAGGACGTAAAGTACAGCTTTTCCGGCGCCATCAACATGGAAAAGGGCATCTACGATGCAAACGCCCGCTTCTTTGCCCCCTACTACCAGCAGATCGGCTTAAACGTCTATGAAATGCCCATCGAAGACCGCGAGCCGTACCTGGAAATCGCCTACCGCGATGTAAGGGATGCCTTCGATTACTACCTGGAAAACTACAACAATGACCGCCCGATCATCCTCGCCGGCTTCTCCCAGGGCGCTGACATGTGCATCCGCCTCATGAAGGACTGCTTCGGCGACGAGGCCCTGGCAGACCAGCTCGTTGCCTGCTACGCTATCGGCTGGAGAGTCACCGAGGACGAAGTAAACGAATTCCCGCAGCTTAAGATGGCCCAGGGCGAAGACGACACCGGCGTCATCGTCTGCTTCAACAGCGAGGCCGAGGATGTCACCGATTCCCTGATGATTCCGGAGGGCATGAAAACCTACGCCATCAACCCCCTAAACTGGAAAACCGATTCCACACCGGCAGACAAGAGCCTCAACAAAGGCGCATGCTTCACGAAATACAGCGGAGAAATCTCCTCTGAAATTCCGGAACTCACAGGCGCCTACATCGACGAGACCCGCGGTGCCTTAAAGGTGACGGACGTAACCCCGGAGGACTATCCGGCCGGCCTGTCCATTTTCACTGACGGAATCTATCATCTCTATGACTATCAGTTCTTCTACCGCAATCTTCAGGAGAACGTCCAGACGAGAATCGACGCCTACTTAAACGGCTCCAACTAA
- a CDS encoding ABC transporter permease yields the protein MGAGKKIQDIEDSMTKITKDMFEFAEYDEGAAERTGYSNYSYWASTWRVFTKNRVAMFFLTLLIALVLFTFIQPYLPGQKDPVEVYINSETGKQDRNQAPGSEYWFGTNSIGQDLWARIWSGTRTSLFIGLAVGLWDAFMGIVIGSLWGYVRKMDAVFTEIYNVIHNIPSSIILILASYLLKPSVTTIIFAMCLTGWLPTARYIRNQIVIIRDREFNLASRCLGTPTGRVITKNLLPQVVSVIMMRVALAIPLAIGQEVFLTYIGLGLPISVPSLGNLINEGRIVMMSPSLRYQLIFPSIILSLITISFYVMGNSFADAADPRNHV from the coding sequence ATGGGAGCAGGAAAGAAAATTCAGGACATTGAAGACAGCATGACGAAAATCACGAAGGACATGTTTGAATTTGCGGAATACGACGAAGGCGCGGCAGAACGCACGGGCTATTCCAACTACTCCTACTGGGCGTCCACCTGGCGGGTGTTTACGAAAAACAGAGTTGCCATGTTTTTCCTGACGCTTCTGATTGCATTGGTGCTTTTTACCTTTATCCAGCCGTATCTTCCGGGACAGAAGGATCCTGTTGAGGTTTACATAAATTCAGAGACGGGAAAGCAGGACAGGAACCAGGCGCCGGGAAGCGAATACTGGTTCGGCACCAACTCCATCGGACAGGATCTCTGGGCGCGAATCTGGAGCGGTACCAGGACGTCCCTGTTCATCGGGCTGGCCGTGGGACTCTGGGACGCCTTCATGGGGATTGTCATCGGCTCCCTCTGGGGCTATGTGCGGAAAATGGACGCGGTTTTCACGGAGATCTATAACGTCATCCACAACATCCCAAGCTCCATTATCCTGATTCTGGCGTCTTACCTTCTAAAGCCCAGCGTCACCACGATCATTTTTGCCATGTGTCTGACCGGCTGGCTTCCGACGGCGCGCTACATCAGAAACCAGATTGTCATCATCCGTGACCGGGAGTTCAACCTGGCCTCCCGCTGTCTCGGAACGCCGACGGGACGTGTTATCACGAAAAACTTGCTTCCGCAGGTAGTTTCGGTTATTATGATGCGTGTAGCCCTTGCAATTCCGCTTGCCATCGGCCAGGAGGTTTTCTTAACCTACATCGGTCTCGGCCTGCCCATCAGTGTCCCGTCCCTCGGGAACCTGATCAACGAGGGCCGGATTGTCATGATGAGCCCGTCTCTGCGATACCAGCTCATCTTTCCGTCCATCATCCTGTCCTTAATCACGATTTCCTTCTATGTGATGGGGAACTCGTTTGCTGACGCGGCAGACCCGCGCAACCATGTCTAG